One window from the genome of Sphingomicrobium arenosum encodes:
- the nth gene encoding endonuclease III: MKKADVFEFYSRLAEDNPSPETELEYGNAYQLVVAVALSAQATDVGVNKATRALFEKVKTPQQMLDLGLEGLKEHIKTIGLFNQKAKNVIAAARILVEEHGGEVPETREALEALPGVGRKTANVVLNTAFGQPAIAVDTHIFRVSNRTGLAPGKTVLAVEKKLEKVTPEPFLLGAHHWLILHGRYTCKARTPECWRCIVSDLCRFKKKTPAPKGKAR, translated from the coding sequence ATGAAGAAGGCCGACGTTTTCGAATTTTATTCGCGGCTTGCCGAGGACAACCCCTCGCCCGAGACCGAGCTCGAATATGGCAATGCCTACCAGCTCGTCGTCGCGGTCGCGCTGTCGGCGCAGGCCACCGATGTCGGGGTCAACAAGGCCACGCGCGCCTTGTTCGAGAAGGTGAAGACGCCGCAGCAAATGCTCGACCTCGGGCTCGAGGGACTGAAAGAGCACATCAAGACCATCGGCCTGTTCAACCAGAAGGCCAAGAATGTCATCGCCGCCGCGCGCATCCTCGTCGAGGAACATGGCGGCGAGGTGCCCGAGACGCGCGAGGCACTGGAAGCGCTGCCGGGCGTCGGGCGCAAGACCGCCAATGTCGTGCTCAATACCGCTTTCGGCCAGCCTGCCATCGCGGTCGACACGCATATCTTCCGCGTCTCCAACCGCACCGGGCTCGCCCCGGGCAAGACCGTGTTGGCGGTCGAGAAGAAACTGGAAAAGGTCACGCCCGAGCCCTTCCTCCTCGGCGCGCATCACTGGCTCATCCTCCACGGGCGCTATACCTGCAAGGCACGCACGCCCGAATGCTGGCGCTGCATCGTGTCCGACCTGTGCCGCTTCAAGAAGAAGACCCCAGCGCCAAAGGGTAAGGCCCGCTAG
- the dapB gene encoding 4-hydroxy-tetrahydrodipicolinate reductase — MKIALIAPDGRMGQAIKAAAADTDIAIVDTGADVLIDFSAPDALRGSIDRALSENVPLLVGTTGLDEGHDQLLEEAARDIAVLKAPNTSLGVALLADLVTRAARILGEDSWDIEIVEAHHRRKADAPSGTALHLGLAAEKGRGEDAHDELGRCGTGLKREAGEIGYAAVRGGTVAGDHDVLFLGPDERLILSHRAESRAIFARGALTAARFLNGREPGLYSMADVIDAE, encoded by the coding sequence ATGAAAATCGCGCTCATCGCTCCCGACGGCCGCATGGGGCAGGCCATCAAGGCCGCCGCAGCGGATACCGACATCGCCATTGTCGACACGGGCGCCGACGTGCTCATCGACTTTTCCGCGCCCGATGCGCTGCGCGGCTCGATCGACCGCGCCTTGAGCGAGAATGTCCCGCTTCTCGTCGGCACCACCGGGCTCGACGAAGGCCATGACCAGCTGCTCGAGGAAGCCGCGCGCGACATCGCTGTCTTGAAGGCGCCCAATACCTCGCTTGGCGTCGCGCTGCTCGCCGACCTCGTGACCCGGGCCGCGCGTATCCTCGGCGAGGACAGTTGGGACATCGAGATCGTCGAGGCGCACCACCGCCGCAAGGCCGATGCCCCCTCGGGCACCGCACTCCACCTCGGCCTCGCCGCCGAAAAGGGCCGCGGCGAGGATGCGCATGACGAACTCGGCCGTTGCGGCACGGGCCTCAAGCGCGAAGCCGGCGAGATCGGCTATGCCGCCGTGCGCGGCGGCACGGTTGCGGGCGATCACGACGTCCTCTTCCTCGGCCCCGATGAGCGCCTGATCCTGTCGCACCGTGCCGAAAGCCGCGCCATCTTCGCGCGCGGCGCACTCACCGCCGCGCGCTTCCTGAACGGCCGCGAGCCTGGCCTCTATTCGATGGCGGACGTGATCGACGCCGAATGA
- a CDS encoding GFA family protein, whose product MKVEGGCHCGAVRWQAQLPEPPLEVLDCNCSMCRKTGHLHVFVPHGDFLLLRGDDALTRYRFNTGAAVHLFCRFCGVKSFYQPRSHPEDWSLNARCFDEDVPLDVRAFDGANWEAAKAALDGTPEGG is encoded by the coding sequence ATGAAGGTCGAGGGCGGTTGCCATTGCGGCGCGGTGCGCTGGCAGGCGCAATTGCCCGAGCCGCCGCTCGAGGTGCTCGACTGCAATTGCTCGATGTGCCGCAAGACGGGACATCTGCACGTGTTCGTGCCGCATGGCGACTTCCTGTTGCTGAGGGGCGATGACGCGCTGACGCGCTATCGATTCAACACCGGGGCGGCAGTGCATCTCTTCTGCCGCTTCTGCGGCGTGAAGAGCTTCTACCAGCCGCGCAGCCATCCCGAGGATTGGAGCCTCAACGCCCGCTGTTTCGACGAGGACGTGCCGCTCGACGTGCGTGCGTTCGATGGGGCGAATTGGGAAGCGGCGAAGGCGGCTCTCGACGGGACGCCCGAGGGCGGCTAG
- a CDS encoding bifunctional alpha/beta hydrolase/OsmC family protein, with amino-acid sequence MQDTEPFAFTGHGGHRLDGRLERPRYVSPRAVAIFAHCFTCGKDSRGATLITRALAAEGIAVLRFDFAGLGGSEGDFASFATQVADLEAAAGALRDAGLPPSLLIGHSLGGAAVIAAAGRIEGVRAVATIGAPSDTDHVLHHLGDKIEEIEVEGEATVHIGGRDFCVKKDFIEETRGALQAERLAHLDHPLLVMHSPTDELVGIEHARAIFEAAKHPKSFVSLDDADHLLTRDSDARYAAGVIAAWAARYAPGREEAPPETLTGTVRVETAGGKFAQWVSTPSHRFLADEPVSYGGEDDGPTPYDLLLGALGSCTSMTIAMYARHKGIDLKHVSIELEHSRDHLEDTRSDVDGSAAKRIEAIDRHIRLEGDFTEAQRERMIEIADRCPVHRTLEGELHIHTTSGK; translated from the coding sequence ATGCAGGATACCGAACCCTTCGCCTTTACCGGCCATGGCGGGCACCGGCTCGACGGGCGGCTGGAGCGCCCGCGTTATGTCAGCCCGCGCGCCGTCGCCATTTTTGCCCATTGCTTCACCTGCGGGAAGGACAGCCGTGGGGCGACGCTGATCACGCGCGCACTGGCGGCGGAGGGGATTGCGGTGCTGCGTTTCGATTTCGCAGGGTTGGGCGGGTCGGAGGGCGATTTCGCGAGCTTCGCGACGCAGGTCGCGGACCTCGAGGCGGCGGCCGGTGCGCTGCGCGATGCCGGTCTGCCGCCGAGCCTGCTCATCGGCCACAGCCTCGGCGGCGCGGCGGTGATCGCGGCGGCGGGGCGGATCGAGGGCGTGCGCGCCGTCGCCACCATCGGTGCGCCGTCGGACACCGACCATGTCCTCCACCATCTCGGCGACAAGATCGAGGAGATCGAGGTCGAGGGCGAGGCGACGGTCCATATCGGCGGGCGCGATTTCTGCGTGAAGAAGGATTTCATCGAGGAAACGCGCGGCGCGCTTCAGGCCGAGCGGCTGGCGCACCTCGACCACCCCTTGCTCGTCATGCACTCGCCGACCGATGAACTGGTCGGGATCGAGCATGCCCGTGCCATTTTCGAGGCCGCCAAGCATCCCAAGAGTTTCGTCAGCCTCGATGATGCCGATCACCTGCTGACCCGCGACAGTGACGCGCGCTATGCCGCAGGCGTGATCGCGGCCTGGGCGGCGCGCTATGCACCGGGACGCGAGGAGGCACCGCCCGAAACGCTGACGGGTACCGTTCGGGTCGAGACGGCGGGGGGCAAGTTCGCGCAATGGGTGTCGACGCCGTCGCATCGCTTCCTCGCCGACGAACCCGTCTCCTATGGCGGCGAGGACGACGGGCCGACGCCCTACGACCTGCTCTTGGGCGCGCTCGGCAGTTGCACCTCGATGACCATCGCCATGTATGCGCGCCACAAGGGCATCGACCTCAAACATGTGTCGATCGAGCTCGAGCATAGTCGCGACCATCTCGAGGACACGCGCTCGGATGTCGATGGCAGCGCGGCAAAGCGGATCGAGGCGATCGACCGGCATATCCGGCTCGAAGGCGACTTTACCGAGGCGCAGCGCGAGCGCATGATCGAGATTGCCGACCGCTGCCCGGTCCATCGCACGCTGGAGGGCGAATTGCATATTCACACGACGAGCGGGAAATGA
- the alr gene encoding alanine racemase produces MVHRPLRLRLSRAALADNWRQLRELCGVETGAAIKADGYGLGAREVLDTLHAAGARDFFVSTWSEAEALGDLPEGARLAVLHGFGPDDAAAAKDIAARPVLNSMGQVRRWRAAFADRSCDLMVDTGMNRLGVAMEELGQLDGLRIDTLHSHLACADEADHPMNAAQLARFVEAKGKVAAKRYSLANSAGVLLGRDYAFDLTRPGLALYGASPVADGAWMFEQVVRAEAQILQLKTLHAGEAIGYGATFVAERDTPVAILNIGYADGYPRNMSGQGHARQGGTMLPLLGRVSMDLVAVDVARGRDLREGDWLALDMVPSLIAKAVGISAYEVLTGLGQRFERVWED; encoded by the coding sequence ATGGTTCACCGCCCGCTTCGCCTGCGCCTTTCGCGCGCCGCTCTTGCCGACAACTGGCGCCAGCTCCGCGAGCTATGCGGGGTCGAGACGGGCGCCGCGATCAAGGCCGATGGCTATGGGCTCGGCGCGCGCGAGGTGCTCGACACGCTCCATGCGGCGGGGGCACGCGACTTCTTCGTGTCGACGTGGAGCGAGGCCGAGGCGCTGGGCGACCTGCCCGAAGGCGCGCGGCTGGCGGTGCTCCATGGTTTCGGGCCGGACGATGCGGCGGCGGCGAAGGACATCGCGGCGCGCCCCGTGCTCAACAGTATGGGCCAGGTTCGACGCTGGCGCGCGGCCTTCGCGGACCGGTCCTGCGATCTCATGGTCGATACCGGCATGAACCGGCTGGGTGTGGCGATGGAGGAGTTGGGGCAGCTGGACGGGCTTCGGATCGACACGTTGCACAGCCATCTCGCCTGCGCCGACGAAGCCGATCATCCGATGAATGCGGCGCAGCTGGCCCGTTTTGTCGAGGCCAAGGGCAAGGTCGCGGCAAAGCGCTACAGTCTTGCCAATTCGGCGGGCGTGCTGCTGGGGCGCGACTATGCCTTCGACCTGACGCGTCCGGGCCTCGCGCTTTATGGCGCCAGCCCAGTGGCCGACGGCGCGTGGATGTTCGAGCAGGTGGTGCGTGCCGAAGCGCAGATCCTGCAATTGAAGACGCTCCATGCGGGCGAGGCGATCGGCTATGGCGCGACCTTCGTGGCCGAGCGCGACACGCCGGTCGCGATCCTCAACATCGGCTATGCCGACGGCTATCCGCGCAACATGAGCGGGCAGGGCCATGCGCGCCAAGGGGGCACGATGCTGCCCTTGCTGGGGCGGGTGTCGATGGACTTGGTCGCGGTCGACGTAGCGCGCGGGCGAGACTTGCGCGAAGGCGATTGGCTAGCGCTCGACATGGTGCCTTCGCTCATCGCCAAGGCGGTCGGCATTTCCGCTTATGAAGTGCTGACCGGGCTCGGCCAGCGTTTCGAGCGGGTCTGGGAGGACTGA